A window of the Terriglobia bacterium genome harbors these coding sequences:
- a CDS encoding cold shock domain-containing protein: MNKEQGTVKWFNDSKGYGFIQRATGDDVFVHHSAIQAEGFKSLAEGESVQFTVTKGPKGLQAENVTKL; encoded by the coding sequence ATGAACAAAGAACAAGGAACCGTAAAATGGTTTAATGACTCGAAAGGTTATGGATTCATCCAGCGCGCGACGGGTGATGATGTATTTGTGCATCATTCCGCCATCCAGGCGGAAGGCTTCAAGTCGCTGGCCGAAGGTGAATCCGTGCAATTCACGGTCACCAAGGGCCCCAAGGGGCTCCAGGCGGAAAACGTAACGAAGCTCTAG
- the phoU gene encoding phosphate signaling complex protein PhoU gives MRHFEIQLDELRKKLLEMSGLVESSIYRSVLALVEKDEAQVRQVMENEGRVNRMQIEIDDLATGLLALHQPMATDLRFITSSIKINSDLERMGDHAVNIAERASSLMHEPTIKPLIDLPQMANLVQSMLRESLDAFIKRDGSLARNVMKSDDAVDQMRDTVYDELVHYMEAEPSAIRGCIHLMFVARNLERIADHATNIAEDVVFLVEGADVRHHAEAFK, from the coding sequence GGTTGAGTCGTCCATCTACCGCAGCGTGCTTGCCCTGGTGGAAAAGGACGAGGCGCAGGTCCGCCAGGTCATGGAAAATGAAGGCCGCGTCAATCGCATGCAAATCGAGATCGACGATCTGGCCACGGGCCTGCTGGCTTTGCACCAACCCATGGCCACCGACTTGCGCTTTATTACTTCCTCGATCAAGATCAACAGCGACCTCGAGCGAATGGGCGATCACGCCGTGAACATCGCGGAGCGCGCCAGTTCGCTGATGCACGAACCGACGATCAAGCCGTTAATCGATTTGCCGCAGATGGCTAACCTGGTGCAGTCCATGCTGCGTGAGAGCCTCGATGCATTTATCAAAAGGGATGGGAGCCTGGCCCGCAATGTCATGAAGTCCGATGACGCAGTTGACCAGATGCGAGACACCGTTTATGACGAACTTGTGCACTATATGGAGGCGGAACCCTCTGCCATTCGCGGATGCATCCACCTGATGTTTGTTGCCCGTAACCTGGAGCGCATTGCCGATCACGCCACCAACATCGCTGAAGACGTCGTGTTCCTTGTAGAAGGCGCGGATGTGCGCCATCATGCCGAAGCCTTCAAGTAG